A single genomic interval of Camelina sativa cultivar DH55 chromosome 11, Cs, whole genome shotgun sequence harbors:
- the LOC109125164 gene encoding putative 57 kDa heat shock protein: MPILYIAPAPQLPREWFYATNNPYQVSGPKGFTEFKYMEETHDLYVRLDFPGITKESVLILLEPSRKAVVVIGNTPKESKHDSSHRKYGTATGLICDCCVISNIQCFVGDGVVRLILSKKEINLHVPTFCSFGGARMPTDVPANIIRGYNPEVTGGHPLAHLRGLNPEGCRGTDPFDPAFMGPTILPHPSVLEGSTSAYESKQLSNGGLFLRIDMPGVPRDSFMVAVDGDDVVNVIGRAPATMHDSSGRNYVGKVAIVPRGYDPHRIKIIAKLGVIRLIIPPY; the protein is encoded by the exons ATGCCGATCTTGTACATTGCTCCGGCGCCTCAATTGCCTCGAG aATGGTTTTACGCAACAAACAATCCATACCAAGTGAGCGGACCAAAAGGGTTTACTGAGTTCAAGTACATGGAAGAGACCCATGATCTGTACGTGAGGCTTGATTTCCCAGGAATCACTAAAGAGAGCGTCTTGATCCTTCTCGAACCATCGAGGAAAGCTGTTGTCGTGATCGGAAACACACCGAAAGAGAGCAAACACGACTCTTCTCACCGCAAGTACGGAACCGCCACGGGACTCATCTGTGACTGCTGTGTTATCAGTAACATCCAGTGTTTTGTTGGTGATGGTGTCGTTAGACTCATCCTCTCCAAGAAGGAGATCAATCTTCATGTTCCTACCTTCTGTTCCT TCGGAGGTGCAAGGATGCCTACTGATGTACCTG CTAACATCATTCGTGGATACAACCCAGAAg TCACAGGTGGCCATCCTCTTG CTCATCTCCGTGGACTTAACCCAGAAG GTTGCCGTGGAACTGACCCTTTTG ATCCGGCGTTCATGGGTCCGACCATACTACCACACCCGTCAGTGTTGGAGGGATCCACGAGTGCTTACGAGTCAAAGCAGCTCTCAAACGGTGGTCTCTTTCTCCGTATTGACATGCCTGGTGTCCCCAGAGACAGCTTCATGGTGGCAGTGGACGGCGACGATGTTGTCAACGTCATTGGACGAGCTCCTGCGACCATGCACGACTCAAGTGGGCGTAATTACGTAGGCAAGGTCGCCATTGTCCCTAGAGGTTATGACCCCCATCGGATCAAGATAATCGCCAAGCTTGGTGTCATCCGTCTCATTATCCCTCCCTACTAA